TAAATGGTTGTTTTTTTTCATCTCAAGATGAAGAAAGGTGGACCATTGAGCCAAAAGGCACCACTAGTTTTGCCCTTAGTAGAGATGCCCGCTTTGCATTACTTTACTCAAAAGAGCATCAGTTGTTATTGTGGGACCTACAAGAGAACCAAGAATTAGCCTCTTTAGGTAAACAGGATCTCGATGGAAACACGGTTTCCCACATACGTATTTCTGATAACAGTCGTTATGCCGTTACATCCACACAACTCAACTTCGCTGTTTGGGATCTTTCCTGGAGCCAAGCTGAAGGGCTTTGGTCTGTCTCCGACGGATTAATCCGGGATATAGATATATCAAGCAATGGCGAACAGGTATTATTAGGTCTATCTAATAGAAAGGCCATTTACGTCAATTTAGTCACCGGAAGGCGATTAGAGTTCCTTGCTCACAGAGAAAAAGTCAATACCGTCGCAATTTCCTCGAACGGTAAGTTTGCTTTGAGCGGCGGTAATGATTACAAAGCTTATTTCTGGAGTACCGACACTGGCCAACCGTTATTTCAATTTGAACATAAGGCAAGAATTAACAGAGTTGCTTTGCAGCGAGATGGTAAGTACGCATTTACGTCAGATGGAGCAAGTGACAGTTTTATCTGGGATCTTAAGACGGGCAAGAAAATTTCAGCACTCAAATCTCTTTCAAGGCAATTGGTGTTCTCTAGTGCGCGTTTCTCCGATGATGGGAGTTACTTAGTCACCGGTTCTCCAAACGGGCGCGTAATGCTTTGGGATACGCAAACAGGGAAACGTTTAGACGGATGGGATGTGGAACCACTAAAAGATACTCGCCCTCCACGTGCAGTCGTGTATGATGCCGCCTTTGACCGTCAAAATAGAATAATATCGGCGAGTTCTGCTGGTATTGCACAGGCTTGGAATATAGAAGATGACTAACAATACGATTCAAGAATTACAGCAACGCATCGAAGATCTAGAATATAAAATGGCTTTCCAAGAGCAGACGATTGATGAACTAAACGAAGCGCTTAGCCAACAACAACTGCTGATCACTAAGATGCTAGATCAGATGAAATATGTCGTAGGGAAAGTAAAGAATCTAGATCCTTCGAATATGGCAGATGCTTCTGAAGAAACACCGCCACCACATTATTAGATTTGAAAAGTACGATTAAGAGACAATTACACAGATGTAAAAACAGGGTCAATTTTGAATAGGATAAGGCTAGTCGTTCAGTCTCTAGCCTGTCACTTCATCAACAAATATTGCCACTTTCAATTCACCAGACGTATCTATACTGGCGCGATACATGCCTGAACTGTTTATTGCATTATGGATGTTTCCTTGATGATCAATGGCGATTAATCCACCTTCACCTCCCATCAATTTTAGCTCACCTTGTATAACCATTTCACTCGCGGTATACACATCTTCTTTAAGATATCTCATTCGAGCTGCGACATCGGCTGCCACCATTTTTCGAATAAAACACTCACCCATACCCGTAGTAGAAATAGCAACATTGTGGTTTTCAGCAAAGGTACCAGCACCAATAATGGAAGAATCACCAACGCGACCATATTTTTTATTGGTTAAGCCACCTGTACTTGTCGCCGCGGCAAGATTGCCTTGCCGATCCAATGCAACAGCCCCAACGGTTCCAAATTTCTTATCGTCTGGAAACTTGGATTCAGAAAGACCGAATATACCCGCCTCTTTCATTGAGAGCAGCTGCTCATAACGGCGATCAGTGAAGAAATAATCTTGCTCGGTGTAATCAAAACCATTTTCAAAGGCAAACTGTTCAGCCCCATCACCGATTAAAAAAACATGTTCACTTTTCCTCATGACTTCGCAAGCAAGTTCTATTGGGTTTTTAATATGTTTAACCCCGGCAACTGCGCCCGCCTCCATCTGTTTTCCATGCATCACAGACGCATCCATCTCAACCATTTCTGTATGGGTCAACACCGAGCCTTTTCCAGCATTAAAATGAGGGCAATCTTCTAATACCTTTACCGCTGCAACGGTTGCGTCTA
This portion of the Vibrio sp. VB16 genome encodes:
- a CDS encoding WD40 repeat domain-containing protein, translating into MRIISHYMLLGIVITLLNGCFFSSQDEERWTIEPKGTTSFALSRDARFALLYSKEHQLLLWDLQENQELASLGKQDLDGNTVSHIRISDNSRYAVTSTQLNFAVWDLSWSQAEGLWSVSDGLIRDIDISSNGEQVLLGLSNRKAIYVNLVTGRRLEFLAHREKVNTVAISSNGKFALSGGNDYKAYFWSTDTGQPLFQFEHKARINRVALQRDGKYAFTSDGASDSFIWDLKTGKKISALKSLSRQLVFSSARFSDDGSYLVTGSPNGRVMLWDTQTGKRLDGWDVEPLKDTRPPRAVVYDAAFDRQNRIISASSAGIAQAWNIEDD
- a CDS encoding SlyX family protein, with the protein product MTNNTIQELQQRIEDLEYKMAFQEQTIDELNEALSQQQLLITKMLDQMKYVVGKVKNLDPSNMADASEETPPPHY
- a CDS encoding isoaspartyl peptidase/L-asparaginase family protein, producing MSISPFALAIHGGAGTILKKNLTPELDGEIRRALEKSVRAGYDILRQDGDALDATVAAVKVLEDCPHFNAGKGSVLTHTEMVEMDASVMHGKQMEAGAVAGVKHIKNPIELACEVMRKSEHVFLIGDGAEQFAFENGFDYTEQDYFFTDRRYEQLLSMKEAGIFGLSESKFPDDKKFGTVGAVALDRQGNLAAATSTGGLTNKKYGRVGDSSIIGAGTFAENHNVAISTTGMGECFIRKMVAADVAARMRYLKEDVYTASEMVIQGELKLMGGEGGLIAIDHQGNIHNAINSSGMYRASIDTSGELKVAIFVDEVTG